A stretch of the Planctomycetota bacterium genome encodes the following:
- the argS gene encoding arginine--tRNA ligase, with the protein MPENAEDATVLSERSTPALDPVELLADRFRAAIRAGVSDAPADAAAMIAPSKRAELGDFQCNAAMPLGKALGSKPRDIAAAIVEAVDLEGLAEPLDASSIAGPGFINVKLRPEAIAGLLGEMDAPSLGLPPADEPMRIVVDLCGVNLAKQMHVGHVRAIVIGDALARVFERLGHDVVRQNHVGDWGLPIAMVVHHLARASEAGEIDLGSITLDELDRIYRAEQRRTSAGRVGLQVAQKWSMGPKILAELEAEVADADEALDEAKSTLVALQSGDAGAVAIWERVREVTMAACLAACARLNANVTDEHSAGESSYRDELTPMVEDLIERGVATEDGGALVVRLEEIEQPALVRKRDGGYLYATTDVAAVRRRVQDFGASRVVYCVDVRQALHFRQVFAAARRAGYAAQPDGTPASLEHAAFGTILGKDGRPFKTRSGESVKLSDLLDEARERAASALAERGSDLDAATRDATAETIAIAALRFADLANDRMRDYVFDFDRILAFEGDTGPYLLYAIVRIRSMFREAQQRGADGGWRSAAYAIGHEAEKQLALALLRYPTVVRDVVQHLEPHRLCQHMLEIATRFSGFYTACKVLGAEDAATRDARLRLCDLTASVLEDGLGMLGIPTLERM; encoded by the coding sequence ATGCCCGAGAACGCCGAAGACGCGACCGTCCTGTCCGAGCGGAGCACGCCCGCGCTCGACCCGGTGGAGCTGCTGGCCGACCGGTTCCGTGCGGCGATCCGCGCGGGCGTGTCGGATGCGCCGGCGGACGCGGCGGCGATGATCGCGCCGAGCAAGCGGGCCGAGCTCGGCGACTTCCAGTGCAACGCGGCGATGCCGCTGGGCAAGGCTCTGGGGAGCAAGCCTCGGGACATCGCCGCCGCGATCGTCGAGGCGGTGGATCTGGAGGGGCTGGCCGAGCCGCTGGACGCGTCGTCGATCGCGGGCCCGGGGTTCATCAACGTGAAGCTGCGGCCCGAGGCGATCGCCGGCCTGCTGGGCGAGATGGATGCGCCGAGCCTGGGCTTGCCGCCCGCCGACGAGCCGATGCGGATCGTGGTGGACCTGTGCGGCGTGAACCTCGCCAAGCAGATGCACGTGGGGCACGTGCGGGCGATCGTCATCGGCGATGCGCTGGCGCGGGTATTCGAGCGGCTGGGGCACGATGTCGTCCGCCAGAACCACGTGGGCGACTGGGGGCTGCCCATCGCGATGGTGGTGCACCACCTTGCGCGCGCCTCCGAGGCGGGCGAGATCGACCTGGGCTCGATCACGCTCGACGAACTGGATCGGATCTATCGGGCAGAGCAGCGGCGGACGTCGGCGGGCCGCGTGGGGCTGCAGGTCGCGCAGAAGTGGTCTATGGGGCCCAAGATCCTGGCCGAGCTGGAGGCCGAGGTCGCCGATGCTGACGAGGCCCTCGACGAGGCCAAGTCGACGCTGGTGGCGTTGCAGTCGGGCGATGCCGGGGCCGTGGCGATCTGGGAGCGGGTCCGCGAGGTGACGATGGCGGCGTGCCTGGCGGCCTGCGCGCGGCTCAACGCGAACGTGACCGACGAGCACAGCGCGGGCGAATCGAGCTACCGCGACGAGCTGACGCCGATGGTCGAGGACCTGATCGAGCGCGGCGTGGCGACCGAGGACGGCGGCGCGCTCGTCGTGCGGCTCGAGGAGATCGAGCAGCCCGCGCTGGTCCGCAAGCGGGACGGTGGCTACCTCTACGCCACGACCGACGTGGCGGCGGTGCGGCGGAGGGTGCAGGACTTCGGCGCCAGCCGCGTGGTCTACTGCGTCGACGTGCGGCAGGCGCTGCACTTCCGGCAGGTGTTCGCCGCGGCGCGGCGGGCGGGATACGCGGCGCAGCCCGACGGCACGCCGGCGTCGCTGGAGCACGCGGCCTTCGGCACGATCCTGGGCAAGGACGGCCGGCCGTTCAAGACGCGATCGGGCGAGAGCGTCAAGCTCAGCGACCTGCTGGACGAGGCGCGCGAGCGGGCCGCCTCGGCCCTCGCCGAGCGGGGCAGCGACCTGGATGCGGCCACGCGGGATGCGACGGCCGAGACGATCGCGATCGCGGCGCTGCGTTTCGCCGACCTGGCCAACGACCGGATGCGGGACTACGTGTTCGACTTCGACCGCATCCTGGCGTTCGAGGGCGACACGGGTCCCTACCTGCTCTACGCCATCGTGCGGATCCGCAGCATGTTCCGCGAGGCGCAGCAGCGTGGGGCGGATGGGGGCTGGCGATCGGCGGCGTACGCCATCGGGCACGAGGCCGAGAAGCAGCTGGCGCTCGCGCTGCTCCGCTATCCCACGGTGGTGCGGGACGTGGTGCAGCACCTCGAGCCGCATCGGCTGTGCCAGCACATGCTGGAGATCGCCACGCGATTCAGCGGCTTCTACACGGCGTGCAAGGTGCTGGGCGCCGAGGACGCCGCCACGCGGGACGCGCGGCTGCGGCTGTGCGACCTGACGGCCTCGGTGCTCGAGGACGGACTGGGCATGCTGGGCATCCCGACGCTGGAGCGGATGTAG
- a CDS encoding glycosyltransferase family 2 protein, whose translation MRTLLAIPVYNEEKYLRRVLSRVLERVPDVLVIDDGSQDATPTMLAEHPVEVIRHAHNRGYGNSLLDAFRWAAVDGFDWVITMDCDEQHEPAAIPDFLRAIERDDLDVISGSRYLDAHPENDAPPADRRAINLTITEELNRRLGLSLTDAFCGFKAYRVSALQRLTLDVSGYAFPMQFWVQAVAAGLRIGEVPVRLIYNDATRSFGGPLDDRDHRLAHYREVLHAELERCADRLPQGCSCSA comes from the coding sequence GTGCGCACGCTGCTTGCAATCCCCGTGTACAACGAAGAGAAGTACCTGCGGCGGGTGCTCTCGCGGGTGCTGGAGCGGGTGCCCGACGTGCTGGTGATCGACGACGGCTCGCAGGACGCGACGCCGACGATGCTGGCCGAGCATCCCGTCGAGGTCATCCGGCACGCGCACAACCGGGGTTACGGCAACTCGCTGCTGGATGCCTTCCGGTGGGCGGCGGTCGACGGCTTCGACTGGGTCATCACGATGGACTGCGACGAGCAGCACGAGCCGGCGGCGATCCCGGACTTCCTGCGGGCCATCGAGCGGGACGATCTGGACGTGATCAGCGGCTCGCGGTACCTCGATGCGCACCCCGAGAACGACGCGCCGCCGGCGGATCGCCGGGCCATCAACCTGACGATCACCGAGGAACTGAACCGGCGGCTGGGCCTGTCGCTGACCGATGCCTTCTGCGGCTTCAAGGCCTACCGCGTGTCGGCGTTGCAACGGCTCACGCTGGACGTCAGCGGGTACGCCTTTCCGATGCAGTTCTGGGTGCAGGCGGTGGCGGCGGGGCTGCGGATCGGCGAGGTGCCGGTGCGGCTGATCTACAACGACGCGACGCGGTCCTTCGGCGGCCCGCTGGACGATCGCGACCACCGGCTGGCGCACTACCGCGAGGTGCTGCACGCCGAGCTGGAGCGGTGCGCGGATCGCCTGCCACAGGGCTGCTCGTGTTCGGCGTGA
- a CDS encoding STAS domain-containing protein has translation MLSRLFRKDPNAKRSSMDAADLEALAAQVDPNDGLASFDRFGSTIVATLKARTLSGQEAAALVVALTDRITDADPPCHHVVLDLQNVDYMDSACIGVLVELLTRLQKAGGRVALVNAATNVECLFKLTRLDRLFPICRDVMRAIEAVERHAA, from the coding sequence ATGCTGTCCCGCCTGTTTCGCAAGGATCCCAACGCCAAGAGGTCAAGCATGGACGCCGCGGATCTCGAAGCACTCGCCGCGCAGGTGGACCCCAACGACGGGCTCGCCTCCTTCGACCGCTTCGGCTCCACCATCGTCGCCACGCTCAAGGCCCGCACGCTCTCGGGCCAGGAAGCCGCCGCCCTCGTCGTTGCGCTCACCGACCGCATCACCGACGCCGACCCGCCCTGCCACCACGTCGTGCTCGACCTGCAGAACGTCGACTACATGGACTCGGCCTGCATCGGCGTGCTCGTCGAGTTGCTGACGCGCCTCCAGAAGGCCGGCGGCCGCGTCGCACTGGTCAACGCCGCCACCAACGTCGAGTGCCTCTTCAAGCTCACCCGCCTCGACCGCCTCTTCCCCATCTGCCGCGACGTCATGCGCGCCATCGAGGCCGTCGAACGCCACGCCGCCTGA
- a CDS encoding GC-type dockerin domain-anchored protein → MLGRTNSWGRLALAGIAGAVMAAATTAQAQPTGCRADLDGDGVLTIFDFLQFQSLFDLGDPLADWDGDGTLNIFDFLAFQNDFLAGCEPPLCSDLQLIDEFEARYFPEIPLNEYPRIELPELPVQFALDSFFVQIQSPIDDDDPYQYGSDYSIFFCNDTGEWVVEINFPGIYHIFEDTATGPGIKAVLAGVEIEEFKKGDDAADTGTTRTFDIHEADIVISDKDSTWRQRWNYYESAGQNIVEVDDVADAIQEICDVDPKPLKKIIIANHGADGLISVGNGNHGDGFDGEKAIGKSATGAKLGDYMDFIDGLKDQGKVDSNTEICIIGCNVGDGAAGQQLVDCIKSDLGVKLVRAIKGSVTYAGRDGSRKPTQSGGTGWTDSR, encoded by the coding sequence ATGCTGGGTAGAACGAACTCGTGGGGACGGCTCGCGCTCGCGGGCATCGCGGGCGCCGTCATGGCGGCTGCGACGACCGCCCAGGCCCAGCCAACCGGCTGCCGCGCCGACCTCGATGGCGACGGCGTGCTGACCATCTTCGACTTCCTGCAGTTCCAATCGCTCTTCGACCTGGGCGACCCGCTGGCCGATTGGGACGGCGACGGCACGCTCAACATCTTCGATTTCTTGGCCTTCCAGAATGACTTTCTCGCGGGTTGCGAACCACCGCTGTGCTCGGACCTCCAGCTGATCGACGAGTTTGAAGCTCGCTACTTCCCGGAGATCCCGCTGAATGAGTACCCCCGAATCGAACTGCCCGAGCTGCCCGTCCAGTTCGCGCTCGATTCGTTCTTCGTGCAGATCCAGTCGCCGATCGACGACGACGATCCATACCAGTACGGCAGCGACTACTCGATCTTCTTCTGCAACGACACCGGCGAGTGGGTCGTCGAGATCAACTTCCCGGGCATTTACCACATCTTCGAGGACACGGCCACCGGCCCGGGCATCAAGGCCGTGCTGGCGGGCGTCGAGATCGAAGAATTCAAGAAGGGCGATGACGCCGCCGACACGGGGACTACGCGTACCTTCGACATCCACGAGGCCGACATCGTGATCTCAGACAAGGACTCGACCTGGCGGCAGCGCTGGAACTACTACGAATCGGCCGGCCAGAACATTGTTGAGGTTGACGACGTCGCCGACGCGATCCAGGAGATCTGCGACGTCGATCCGAAGCCGCTCAAGAAGATCATCATTGCCAATCACGGCGCTGACGGGCTGATCTCGGTCGGCAACGGCAACCACGGCGACGGATTCGACGGCGAGAAGGCCATCGGCAAGTCGGCGACCGGCGCCAAGCTGGGCGACTACATGGACTTCATCGATGGGCTGAAGGACCAGGGCAAGGTCGACTCGAACACCGAAATCTGCATCATCGGGTGCAACGTCGGCGACGGGGCTGCCGGGCAGCAGCTCGTGGACTGCATCAAGTCCGACTTGGGCGTGAAGCTCGTGCGGGCCATAAAGGGCTCGGTCACGTACGCGGGCCGCGACGGCAGCCGCAAACCGACGCAGTCCGGTGGCACCGGTTGGACCGACAGCCGCTGA
- a CDS encoding M14 family zinc carboxypeptidase: protein MAHSSWRLLAACSGVVGVLAVAGPASAQQLVPAAPADAQADVAGPYSGHKLVRLPAASRRVMAAIEDLEADIWTHTIRQMRPIDMRLDPEQFVRFLDLGLEHEVLAEDLQRVVDAERARIAARSMQDDVTWYEEYRTLAEYRDRWAMIAGMNPDLVATGVMGQSLEGRDMPVLHLNGDGRTDKPVLLINACQHAREWVNPAATTFVLEQLVAGYGSDPQITRLLDELEVIIAPMMNPDGFEFSWSDERFWRKNRRDNGDGTFGVDLNRNWNVGWGGPGSSGNTDSQTYRGTDIFSEPELQVFTSYVEGFRDRVVAHLDIHTYGQLILSAWSYKFEPPPDISYYDAVGNAMGDAIFATNQERYTVGQGAGTLYVAGGTAKDYGYGELDALGWTFELRPDSASEGGFDPDPDQIIPTGEELLQAVLVLAEELAQPLRFHLEPQPRRVAIGEAFPQRFEIRDGVDALDPASVVGFFRASADESFVEVGITPLGDEDFAIVLPAMDCEARGEFYVEASTVGGDSYRFPADGAFEQRAAEIVATFEDACESVGGWTAGLPGDDASTGQWALGDPEATTAQPEDDHSPDGVNAWMTDPRAGSSAGSFDVDDGATSLLSPLLDAAPDLGLLDAEAYLTAHFWYSNDKGGGPLNDELLVFLSNDDGTTFEQIDRLRGPTVGWEQKRYRIADFVAPTDQMRLLVIAYDTRTGSLVEAGVDDVSIEIEGCTPHPADLDLDGELTLFDFLLFQNLWEDGDPRADLDGDGAFTLFDFLEFQNLFES, encoded by the coding sequence ATGGCTCATTCTTCCTGGCGGCTGCTCGCCGCGTGCTCGGGCGTGGTCGGCGTGCTGGCCGTGGCGGGACCGGCATCGGCCCAGCAGCTCGTTCCGGCGGCTCCCGCGGACGCTCAGGCCGACGTGGCCGGCCCGTACTCGGGCCACAAGCTGGTCCGGCTACCCGCGGCGAGCCGGCGGGTGATGGCGGCGATCGAGGACCTCGAAGCAGACATCTGGACGCACACCATCCGGCAGATGCGGCCGATCGACATGCGGCTGGATCCCGAGCAGTTCGTCCGCTTCCTGGACCTCGGGCTCGAGCACGAGGTGCTGGCCGAGGACCTGCAGCGGGTGGTGGATGCCGAGCGGGCGCGGATCGCGGCGCGGTCCATGCAGGACGACGTGACGTGGTACGAGGAGTACCGCACGCTGGCGGAGTACCGCGACCGCTGGGCGATGATCGCCGGCATGAACCCGGACCTGGTGGCCACGGGCGTGATGGGCCAGTCGCTCGAGGGACGGGACATGCCCGTGCTGCACCTCAACGGCGACGGCCGCACCGACAAGCCGGTGCTGCTAATCAACGCATGCCAGCACGCCCGGGAGTGGGTCAATCCGGCGGCGACGACCTTCGTGCTCGAGCAGCTCGTGGCGGGCTATGGCAGCGATCCGCAGATCACTCGGCTGCTCGACGAGCTGGAGGTCATCATCGCGCCGATGATGAACCCCGACGGCTTCGAGTTCTCGTGGAGCGACGAACGGTTCTGGCGGAAGAACCGCCGGGACAACGGCGACGGCACGTTCGGCGTCGACCTCAACCGCAACTGGAACGTCGGCTGGGGTGGTCCTGGTTCGAGCGGCAACACCGACAGCCAGACCTACCGCGGCACGGACATCTTCAGCGAGCCGGAACTCCAGGTCTTTACGAGCTACGTCGAGGGCTTCCGCGATCGCGTTGTGGCGCACCTGGACATCCACACGTACGGGCAGCTGATCCTGAGCGCGTGGAGCTACAAGTTCGAGCCGCCACCGGACATCTCGTACTACGACGCGGTCGGCAACGCGATGGGCGACGCCATCTTCGCGACCAACCAGGAGCGATACACGGTCGGGCAGGGCGCCGGCACGCTGTACGTCGCGGGCGGCACCGCCAAGGACTACGGCTATGGCGAGCTGGACGCGCTGGGCTGGACCTTCGAGCTGCGGCCCGATAGCGCGAGCGAGGGCGGCTTCGATCCCGACCCCGACCAGATCATCCCCACGGGCGAGGAGCTGCTGCAGGCGGTGCTGGTGCTGGCCGAAGAGCTGGCCCAGCCGCTTCGGTTCCACCTCGAGCCCCAGCCCCGCCGCGTGGCGATCGGCGAGGCGTTCCCGCAGCGCTTTGAGATCCGCGACGGCGTGGACGCGCTCGACCCCGCGTCGGTGGTGGGCTTCTTCCGTGCGTCGGCCGACGAGAGCTTCGTCGAGGTCGGCATCACGCCGCTGGGCGACGAGGACTTCGCGATCGTGCTGCCCGCCATGGACTGCGAGGCCCGCGGCGAGTTCTACGTCGAGGCCTCGACGGTGGGGGGCGACTCGTACCGCTTCCCGGCCGACGGCGCGTTCGAGCAGCGAGCCGCGGAGATCGTGGCGACCTTCGAGGATGCGTGCGAGAGCGTGGGCGGCTGGACGGCGGGCCTGCCGGGCGACGACGCGAGCACCGGGCAGTGGGCGCTTGGCGATCCCGAGGCGACGACTGCGCAGCCCGAGGACGACCACTCGCCCGACGGCGTGAACGCGTGGATGACCGATCCGCGGGCGGGCTCGTCGGCGGGCAGCTTCGACGTGGACGACGGCGCGACGTCGCTGCTCAGCCCGCTGCTCGATGCGGCGCCCGACCTCGGGCTGCTGGACGCCGAGGCCTACCTGACCGCGCACTTCTGGTACAGCAACGACAAGGGGGGCGGCCCGCTCAACGATGAGCTGCTCGTGTTCCTGAGCAACGACGACGGCACGACCTTCGAGCAGATCGATCGCCTGCGCGGCCCGACCGTCGGATGGGAGCAGAAGCGGTACCGCATCGCCGACTTCGTTGCTCCGACCGACCAGATGCGGCTGCTGGTGATCGCGTACGACACGCGGACGGGCTCGCTGGTCGAGGCGGGCGTCGACGACGTTTCGATCGAGATCGAGGGCTGCACGCCGCACCCGGCCGACCTGGACCTCGACGGGGAGTTGACGCTGTTCGACTTCCTGCTGTTCCAGAACCTGTGGGAGGACGGCGACCCGAGGGCCGACCTGGACGGCGACGGCGCGTTCACGCTGTTCGACTTCCTCGAGTTCCAGAACCTATTCGAGTCCTGA
- a CDS encoding DASS family sodium-coupled anion symporter, producing the protein MNAPPPPALPDSGDQRRGFGRPVALAGLVAGPLLAVAAYLVVPGEFAHAGEAIEIGRAGRVTAAVAVLMATWWLTEALPLSATALLPLALLPMLGGPSMREVAAPYASPVIFLFLGGFMLGLAMERWGLHRRIALRTLLLFGSGPRAIVAGFMLATAVLSAFVSNTATVIMMLPIATSVLGSLALPGGDADRGRFATCLVLAIAYAASIGGVATLIGTPPNGVLRDVVLTQTGVPIDFGRWMLYAAPLVAIMLPLTYVLLVGPLFRVRGGVREAPESGRAAIRRHLDELGPMAPGEWVVLVVFGLAAALWIFKKPLLALPPLAALDLRLDDAQIAMLAAVALFAIPVDRRARTFALDWRTAARAPFGVLLLFGGGLSLAAAIQASGLDRVIGGQFALLQGLPPWTLILAVCLLVTFLTELTSNTATTTALLPVVAAAAPVVGVDPAMLMLPAAVSASCAFMLPVATPPNAVAFASGHVAMPQMVRAGLVLNLTMAPIVTTWVLLGATGVVPAGDAAP; encoded by the coding sequence GTGAACGCCCCTCCGCCCCCCGCATTACCGGATTCGGGAGACCAGCGGCGGGGCTTCGGACGCCCGGTGGCCCTCGCGGGCCTCGTCGCCGGCCCGTTGCTGGCCGTGGCGGCTTACCTCGTGGTGCCCGGCGAGTTCGCGCACGCTGGCGAGGCCATCGAGATCGGCCGCGCGGGCCGGGTCACCGCCGCGGTCGCCGTCCTGATGGCGACCTGGTGGCTCACCGAGGCCCTGCCCCTGAGCGCGACGGCGCTGCTGCCACTCGCGCTGCTGCCCATGCTCGGCGGACCGTCCATGCGTGAGGTCGCCGCGCCCTACGCCAGCCCGGTCATCTTCCTCTTCCTGGGCGGCTTCATGCTGGGCCTGGCCATGGAACGCTGGGGCCTGCACCGACGCATCGCGCTGCGCACGCTGCTGCTCTTCGGCTCCGGACCCCGCGCGATCGTCGCAGGCTTCATGCTCGCCACCGCCGTGCTGAGCGCCTTCGTGTCCAACACCGCAACCGTCATCATGATGCTGCCCATCGCCACCAGCGTGCTCGGCAGCCTCGCACTCCCCGGCGGCGACGCCGACCGCGGCCGCTTCGCCACCTGCCTCGTGCTCGCAATCGCCTACGCCGCGTCCATCGGCGGCGTCGCCACGCTCATCGGCACGCCGCCCAACGGCGTGCTCCGCGACGTCGTTCTCACCCAGACGGGTGTGCCCATCGACTTCGGCCGCTGGATGCTCTACGCCGCGCCCCTCGTTGCCATCATGCTGCCGCTCACGTACGTCCTCCTCGTCGGTCCGCTCTTCCGCGTCCGCGGCGGAGTCCGCGAGGCGCCAGAGTCAGGCCGCGCCGCCATCCGCCGGCACCTCGACGAACTCGGCCCGATGGCGCCCGGCGAGTGGGTGGTGCTAGTCGTCTTCGGGCTGGCGGCCGCGCTGTGGATCTTCAAGAAGCCGCTGCTGGCCCTGCCGCCGCTGGCGGCGCTCGATCTGCGGCTCGACGACGCCCAGATCGCCATGCTCGCCGCCGTCGCCCTCTTCGCCATCCCCGTCGATCGACGGGCCCGGACCTTCGCCCTCGACTGGCGGACCGCCGCCCGCGCCCCCTTCGGCGTGCTCCTGCTCTTCGGCGGGGGCCTCAGCCTCGCGGCCGCCATCCAGGCCAGCGGACTCGATCGCGTGATTGGCGGCCAGTTCGCGCTGCTCCAGGGGCTGCCGCCGTGGACGCTCATCCTCGCGGTCTGCCTGCTGGTGACCTTCCTGACCGAACTCACCAGCAACACCGCGACGACCACCGCCCTTCTGCCGGTCGTTGCGGCCGCCGCTCCGGTGGTGGGCGTCGACCCCGCGATGCTGATGCTGCCAGCGGCGGTCTCGGCCAGTTGCGCCTTCATGCTGCCCGTCGCGACCCCGCCCAACGCCGTCGCCTTCGCCAGCGGCCACGTCGCCATGCCCCAGATGGTCCGGGCGGGCCTGGTGCTCAACCTCACCATGGCCCCGATCGTCACGACCTGGGTGCTGCTCGGCGCGACGGGCGTCGTGCCAGCGGGCGATGC